Genomic DNA from Sporosarcina sp. ANT_H38:
CGGATGTAGCTACTGTCAAACATGCTGAAAAGGCGGCGGCAACTGGGGTGGATGGCTTGATTTTAGTTTGTACGGGGGCAGGGGGACATGGTGGGAGCTTAAATCCGTTCGCTTTTATTGCAGCGGTAAAACAATTTTACGAAGGCACGATTATTTTATCGGGTTCGATTTCCAATGGTGCGGACGTGGTCGCCGCCCGAATAATGGGTGCTGATTATGCATTCATGGGTACGCGCTTCTTAGCGGCAGACGAAAGCCATGCATCGGAAGCCTATAAGCAAATGGTGCTCGACGCAACAATTGAAGATATTTTGTACACAGATTCCTTTAGTGGGGTACATGCAAATTTATTGATTCCGAGTATCGTGAAAGAGGGCATTGATCCTACGACACTCAAATCAAAAGAAGAAGTGGATTTTTCACATTTGGTTAGCGTTAAGGCTTGGCGTGACATTTGGTCGGCAGGGCAAGGGGTAACGACTGTTACTAAACGGGAAACGACAAAGGAAATTGTCGAAACGCTGGTGAAAGAATATGCGGAAGCCTTGCATACGTTTGTTGAGATAAAGATCACGAATAGGTAAGTGTAAGAGCGTCCATCCGGGCGTTCTTTTTATTTTGGCGCTAATGGATAGCGCTAAGAGAGGCGTTGTCGTTGTTCCATGTTGATGGAGTAATAGCTTTTTAATTATACTCACTAAGAGTGCAATTCTAAAAAAATAATAATTCAGAAATTAAGTTTTAAAGTTGGCACTTTGCTGCGTTAACATATCTATGTTTGGAGGAATCCCAAACCTTACAGCGTTTCTTGTATTTAGTTTATTTTAGAAAAGCTTGCACACTACAAGAGGCCAAAAAAGTATTTTTTTATTTATATGCTACCGAGAACGTCTTCAGCTAAAATACAAAAGTATATATTAAGGGAAGAATTTAGTGGGAATCAGCATGATGTTAAAAGTACTTTTAACATCAGTAAATGATCATGTCAAGCTCGAAAATAGATATTCGTTTAAGAAAAAGTACCAGTATATGTGAACTGGCACTTTTACTATATTCATTGCAAATAATGATAACGGTAAGAAAAGTAATAAGCGAACAAACCTGCGATGGGTATGAAAGTCGCAAAGAGAACATGATCTTAACTGAAAAATAGAAACCGTATGCACATAAAAAAAGGTGTATAGATAAGAACGACTGAAAACGCTGCTTTCGCCGCATTCTCTGTGAATTCTACTTCGCCTAATCCTTTGAGTTGAATTCTGGAAATATCAATTCTTTATAATAAATAGGCCGTGGGGACTGTTCTTTATATGTTTATACATCTGTAAATGAATGAGCCCTATTACGATCCAAGAGGAAAGTATGAAATAAAATCTGGTACCATTAAATGAAGTAGGTGAATCATAATAAAAGATGCCAAACGCCTTAAGACTAAATGTGATAATTATCAAAACCCTAAGAGATATAGCTATTGTTAAGCCTCTCATCTGAAATCCCCACCCTTTCATTATTTATGTTGCAGTGCTTTAAATGATATCAAATACGTCAGCAATCCAACTATAGGAATGGAGGCTGTTGTAAAGAGTGGATACCAAATGTATTCAACAAAATAACTTGGAATGAACATGTAGGAACCAATAATGAAGAAGGAGTAAACTACAATAAAGACGAATGCAATACTGACTGTCTTATGTGTAATTGGAACAGCTCGTTCATCTGAAACATCATATTCTGTCACTAAGAAGGCATTCAAGATAGAATGTTTGTTTCTACGGACGAGAATACATTGTCTAGTATTTATGATTACAAATAACAAGGCTATAATTATAAAAATAAACCCTAGCCAAAGAGAGATAACTGCTCCAACCTTAAATAATCAAAAACCATTACTGAGAGAGATAGCAGCAGCATAATCCTTAAAAAGACTGTAATGTACATATTCATTTTTTCATTTCCTCCTCCGAAAAAATCCTCTCAATCGGCATTTCAAACACTCCTGCGATATTCAATGCTAGCAGCAGGGAAGGTGTATAGCTGCCTTTTTCTAGCGAGCCGATTGTTTGCCTTGTTCCCCCGACTTTTTCGGCAATATTACCTTGTGTCAAATTGAAACGTGCTCTTAATCCCTTCACGCGGTTTGTGGGAAAATGGATTCCTCCTTGCTGTATGTTAAGTAGTGTGTATAAAAATGATATTCTTATTGCAAAGCAAACTATAGAATTAGAAGACTGGGCTTTACATGATATCGACCTAAATTGTCACTTATGCCCTTAGCTATGGACTCGTTAAAGTGGTATACTAAAAACATTCAATTGAAATTGGAGGAACTATAGTTATGCAATGGAGAAATTTATATCGCGGATTCTTTATGGGGATTAGCGATCTTATACCTGGAGTGAGCGGGGGAACGATTGCGTTCATATTAGGAATTTATGATGAATTATTAGCGTCGATTAGCGGGATTTTTAGCCGTAATTGGAAAAAACACATTGGGTTTTTATTGCCTTTAGGTATTGGAATCGGTGCTACCCTTTTACTGTTCAGTAGGGTAATTGAATATTTACTAAAGTATCATACCGCACCTACCCAGTATTTCTTTATGGGTCTAGTCATCGGTGTGCTACCCTTTATTTCGAGGCAAGCCGATGTGAAAAGAAATTTCACTTGGAAACACTTCATGATTATTTTACTAGTTGGAGCAGCACTCGCTTCTCTAGCATTCATAAAACCACAAGATACGACGGTTATTACTTCATTGACTGCTTCCAATGCGATTGGGCTCTTTTTCGCTGGTTGGGCGGGAAGCATGGCGATGTTATTGCCTGGTATTAGCGGTTCATTCATTTTGCTGATTTTAGGTGTCTATTCGACAGCAATCGGTGCATTATCGAACTTTAATTTGCCGATTATTGCCGTTATTGGTGCGGGAGTCATTGTCGGATTCATCGTCAGCAGTAAAGCAATCAGTTATTTGTTGAAATACTTTACGTACATCACTTTCGCCATAATAATCGGACTGATTATCGGTTCGTTATTCGTCATCTACCCGGGAATTCCTGAAAGTGGAACGCCGTTTGTTATGAGTGTTATTGCTTTCTTTACAGGTCTTGTCGTTGCAAATATGTTCAGTTCACCGAACAAAGCATCAATCATAAACAATTAGTAAAAAGTGCCGCGTCAGAAACGGATTGAATCGTTTCTGGACGCGGCACTTTTCGCATTGTTCAGCATTATAATTCCCCCCGATGCATACTATGGATAAAACCATGCCCTGACTGGAGGGAAATTGATGGATATCTTAAACAAAGTAAGACGCTACCGAGAAGAAGAAAACAGGCTTAAGTGGGAAGGTACGTTTGCTGAGTATTTGGCCATTGTGAAGGAAAGAAAAGAAGTCGCACAAACTGCACATTCTCGTGTATACAATATGATTAAAAGTTCTGGTTTAGTGGAGAAAGATGGTAACAAGCTCTATCAGTTTTTCGGAAATGAGATTTTTGGACTTGAAGAGTCAATTGAAAGACTTGTGGAAGAATACTTTCACCCCGCAGCTAAAAGACTAGAAGTTCGTAAACGGATTCTGTTATTGATGGGTCCCGTAAGCGGCGGTAAATCCACGATTGTGACTTTGTTGAAACGTGGACTTGAGAGCTATTCTAAAACAGATGAAGGCGCGGTTTACGCCATTAAAGGCTGTCCTATGCATGAAGATCCGCTGCATTTAATTCCGAGTCATTTGCGCAAAGATTTCTTAGAGAGTTATGGAATTCGTATTGAAGGCAGTTTGTCGCCGTTGAATACAATGCGGCTTGAACAAGAATACGATGGTGAAATTGAAAACGTACTTGTGGAACGAATCTTTTTCTCCGAAGACAAACGAGTAGGTATCGGGACATTTACACCTTCCGATCCAAAATCACAGGATATTGCCGATTTAACAGGGAGTATAGACTTTTCGACAATTGCTGAATTCGGTTCCGAATCGGATCCGCGTGCTTATCGCTTCGATGGAGAGTTGAATAAAGCGAATCGGGGAATGATGGAATTTCAGGAAATGTTGAAACTCGATGAGAAATTTCTTTGGCATTTACTATCGTTAACACAGGAAGGCAACTTTAAAGCTGGTAGGTTCGCGCTGATTAGTGCAGACGAGTTGATTGTCGCGCATACCAACGAAACAGAGTACCGATCTTTTATTTCCAATAAAAAGAATGAGGCCCTTCACTCGAGAATTATTGTGATGCCGATTCCTTATAATCTAAAAGTTAGTCAGGAAGAATGTATTTACGAAAAAATGATTAAAGAAAGTGATATGATACATGTCCATATTGCTCCTCATGCCTTAAAAGTGGCTGCGATTTTTTCAGTTTTGACACGGTTGGAAGACTCAAAGAAACAAGGAATTGATGTTGTAAAGAAAATGCGTCTCTATGACGGGGAAAGTGTAGAAGGATTTAACCAGATGGATGTGGAGGAATTGAAGAAGGAATTTCCGAATGAAGGGATGAATGGAATTGATCCGCGTTATGTCATCAATCGTATTTCATCGGCTATCATTCGAAAAGAAGTTTCTTCTATCAACGCACTTGATGTGTTACGGTCCCTAAAGGATGGGTTAGATCAGCATGCTTCCATTTCACCAGCAGATCGCGAAAAGTATATGAACTATATTGCAATCGCAAGAAAAGAATTTGATGAGATTGCAAAGAAAGAAGTTCAAAAGGCATTCGTCTATTCGTATGAAGAGTCCGCAATTTCGATGATGGATAATTA
This window encodes:
- a CDS encoding helix-turn-helix transcriptional regulator → MHFPTNRVKGLRARFNLTQGNIAEKVGGTRQTIGSLEKGSYTPSLLLALNIAGVFEMPIERIFSEEEMKK
- a CDS encoding nitronate monooxygenase family protein, translated to MLKLPVIVAPMFLVSTPNMVIEAGKAGVIGSLPLLNARPVEQCAEWLQEVKDGLGNRPWAVNFICHKKTNSRYQEDLILIRDYQPPIVITSLGHPGEVLEIVHAYGGLVYSDVATVKHAEKAAATGVDGLILVCTGAGGHGGSLNPFAFIAAVKQFYEGTIILSGSISNGADVVAARIMGADYAFMGTRFLAADESHASEAYKQMVLDATIEDILYTDSFSGVHANLLIPSIVKEGIDPTTLKSKEEVDFSHLVSVKAWRDIWSAGQGVTTVTKRETTKEIVETLVKEYAEALHTFVEIKITNR
- a CDS encoding DUF368 domain-containing protein, whose amino-acid sequence is MQWRNLYRGFFMGISDLIPGVSGGTIAFILGIYDELLASISGIFSRNWKKHIGFLLPLGIGIGATLLLFSRVIEYLLKYHTAPTQYFFMGLVIGVLPFISRQADVKRNFTWKHFMIILLVGAALASLAFIKPQDTTVITSLTASNAIGLFFAGWAGSMAMLLPGISGSFILLILGVYSTAIGALSNFNLPIIAVIGAGVIVGFIVSSKAISYLLKYFTYITFAIIIGLIIGSLFVIYPGIPESGTPFVMSVIAFFTGLVVANMFSSPNKASIINN
- a CDS encoding PrkA family serine protein kinase gives rise to the protein MDILNKVRRYREEENRLKWEGTFAEYLAIVKERKEVAQTAHSRVYNMIKSSGLVEKDGNKLYQFFGNEIFGLEESIERLVEEYFHPAAKRLEVRKRILLLMGPVSGGKSTIVTLLKRGLESYSKTDEGAVYAIKGCPMHEDPLHLIPSHLRKDFLESYGIRIEGSLSPLNTMRLEQEYDGEIENVLVERIFFSEDKRVGIGTFTPSDPKSQDIADLTGSIDFSTIAEFGSESDPRAYRFDGELNKANRGMMEFQEMLKLDEKFLWHLLSLTQEGNFKAGRFALISADELIVAHTNETEYRSFISNKKNEALHSRIIVMPIPYNLKVSQEECIYEKMIKESDMIHVHIAPHALKVAAIFSVLTRLEDSKKQGIDVVKKMRLYDGESVEGFNQMDVEELKKEFPNEGMNGIDPRYVINRISSAIIRKEVSSINALDVLRSLKDGLDQHASISPADREKYMNYIAIARKEFDEIAKKEVQKAFVYSYEESAISMMDNYLDNVEAFCNKNKLRDFLTGEEMNPDEKLMRSIEEQIGISENAKKAFREEILIRLSAYARKGKRFDYNSHERLREAIQKKLFSDLKDVVKITTSSKTPDESHLKKVNEVIARLIDEYGYNSISANELLRYVGSLLNR